From the Gasterosteus aculeatus chromosome 13, fGasAcu3.hap1.1, whole genome shotgun sequence genome, one window contains:
- the glt1d1 gene encoding glycosyltransferase 1 domain-containing protein 1 isoform X1 — MVSKQDTGMGLPSLYNMWYHRVFPGGQNSRRTCKHCKRAGHCQAVRSHIESAGHTCELRDAAAFQSSAEVANLISGHPPFEGALAIHLFRAGSLLLDIQVPFGVIFGGTDINEDVKVEQKRVVMERVLLKARFAVAFTDKLKEEAKLFLLSQSCKIYVQPQGIQTEVSEKFCWTEFLRSSGLGVELMDELRVFLLVCGLRRVKDPLYLVDVFSEWHRENPLNVLVVIGPRIDPVFSVEVEAVVKKTAGVFLAGARSQRELHAAMKRCFAVVNSSVSEGMSAAILEAMDLGVPVLARDIPGNAAVVRHESTGLLYSSPQEFLHQSQRLLSDRELSERLVRNGKFYVEEHHSLGQERETYQRLVDTLLLAYGHSV; from the exons ATGGTCTCGAAACAAGACACCGGAATGGGCCTACCGTCACTGTACAATATGTGGTACCACCGTGTGTTTCCAGGGGGACAGAATAGCAGACGGACGTGTAAACATTGCAAGCGTGCGGGACACTGCCAAGCAGTGAG GTCCCACATTGAATCAGCAGGACACACCTGTGAGCTCAGAGATGCAGCTGCGTTTCAATCTTCTGCTGAGGTGGCCAATCTAATATCTGGGCATCCTCCTTTTGAAGGTGCCCTGGCCATCCATCTGTTCAGAGCAGGCAGTCTTCTCTTAG ACATCCAAGTACCCTTTGGTGTTATCTTTGGCGGAACAGACATAAATGAAGATGTGAAAGTTGAGCAGAAACGTGTGGTTATGGAGCGGGTGCTACTGAAAGCCAG GTTTGCGGTTGCATTTACAGACAAACTGAAAGAAGAGGCAAAGTTATTTTTG CTGTCCCAGAGCTGTAAAATCTATGTCCAACCTCAAG GCATCCAGACGGAAGTCAGTGAGAAATTCTGCTGGACTGAATTCTTGAGGAGCTCAG GTTTAGGCGTCGAGCTCATGGACGAGCTGCGCGTCTTCCTGTTGGTCTGTGGCCTCAGGAGAGTCAAGGACCCCCTCTATCTGGTGGACGTTTTTTCAG AGTGGCATCGTGAGAACCCGCTTAATGTGTTGGTTGTGATTGGGCCACGC ATTGACCCTGTGTTTAGTGTTGAAGTTGAAGCTGTTGTTAAAAA AACAGCGGGGGTCTTCTTGGCCGGGGCAAGGAGCCAACGGGAGCTTCATGCCGCCATGAAGAGGTGCTTCGCCGTGGTCAACAGCTCTGTCTCAGAGGGCATGTCAGCGGCCATTTTGGAG GCCATGGATCTCGGGGTGCCTGTGTTGGCCAGAGACATCCCAGGAAATGCAGCCGTGGTGCGCCATGAGTCCACTGGCCTGCTCTACTCGTCTCCTCAG GAATTTCTACATCAATCTCAGAGGCTGTTGTCAGATCGCGAGCTGAGCGAGAGGCTGGTGAGGAATGGAAAATTCTACGTCGAGGAGCATCACAGCCTGGGACAAGAGCGGGAAACCTACCAGCGGCTGGTGGACACTCTTCTCTTAGCGTACGGTCACAGCGTTTAA
- the glt1d1 gene encoding glycosyltransferase 1 domain-containing protein 1 isoform X2, with amino-acid sequence MCLLKPRCLLGPAFSEDMKLLFLACLSPKTGNHTTAERIRSHIESAGHTCELRDAAAFQSSAEVANLISGHPPFEGALAIHLFRAGSLLLDIQVPFGVIFGGTDINEDVKVEQKRVVMERVLLKARFAVAFTDKLKEEAKLFLLSQSCKIYVQPQGIQTEVSEKFCWTEFLRSSGLGVELMDELRVFLLVCGLRRVKDPLYLVDVFSEWHRENPLNVLVVIGPRIDPVFSVEVEAVVKKTAGVFLAGARSQRELHAAMKRCFAVVNSSVSEGMSAAILEAMDLGVPVLARDIPGNAAVVRHESTGLLYSSPQEFLHQSQRLLSDRELSERLVRNGKFYVEEHHSLGQERETYQRLVDTLLLAYGHSV; translated from the exons ATGTGCTTACTTAAACCTCGTTGTCTCCTCGGACCGGCGTTTAGTGAAGATATGAAATTACTCTTCCTTGCTTGTCTCAGCCCCAAAACTGGGAACCACACAACAGCTGAGAGAATAAG GTCCCACATTGAATCAGCAGGACACACCTGTGAGCTCAGAGATGCAGCTGCGTTTCAATCTTCTGCTGAGGTGGCCAATCTAATATCTGGGCATCCTCCTTTTGAAGGTGCCCTGGCCATCCATCTGTTCAGAGCAGGCAGTCTTCTCTTAG ACATCCAAGTACCCTTTGGTGTTATCTTTGGCGGAACAGACATAAATGAAGATGTGAAAGTTGAGCAGAAACGTGTGGTTATGGAGCGGGTGCTACTGAAAGCCAG GTTTGCGGTTGCATTTACAGACAAACTGAAAGAAGAGGCAAAGTTATTTTTG CTGTCCCAGAGCTGTAAAATCTATGTCCAACCTCAAG GCATCCAGACGGAAGTCAGTGAGAAATTCTGCTGGACTGAATTCTTGAGGAGCTCAG GTTTAGGCGTCGAGCTCATGGACGAGCTGCGCGTCTTCCTGTTGGTCTGTGGCCTCAGGAGAGTCAAGGACCCCCTCTATCTGGTGGACGTTTTTTCAG AGTGGCATCGTGAGAACCCGCTTAATGTGTTGGTTGTGATTGGGCCACGC ATTGACCCTGTGTTTAGTGTTGAAGTTGAAGCTGTTGTTAAAAA AACAGCGGGGGTCTTCTTGGCCGGGGCAAGGAGCCAACGGGAGCTTCATGCCGCCATGAAGAGGTGCTTCGCCGTGGTCAACAGCTCTGTCTCAGAGGGCATGTCAGCGGCCATTTTGGAG GCCATGGATCTCGGGGTGCCTGTGTTGGCCAGAGACATCCCAGGAAATGCAGCCGTGGTGCGCCATGAGTCCACTGGCCTGCTCTACTCGTCTCCTCAG GAATTTCTACATCAATCTCAGAGGCTGTTGTCAGATCGCGAGCTGAGCGAGAGGCTGGTGAGGAATGGAAAATTCTACGTCGAGGAGCATCACAGCCTGGGACAAGAGCGGGAAACCTACCAGCGGCTGGTGGACACTCTTCTCTTAGCGTACGGTCACAGCGTTTAA